Genomic window (Wenzhouxiangella marina):
GCTTTGGTCCGAGTCTCTGACAACCCATGCAGCAAGTTCTGGAATTCGCCGGCAACCACCCGATTCTCAGCGCCGCCTTCGTGCTGGTGCTGGTGGCCTGGCTGGCCTACGAGGTCGCTCGGCTCGGGCGCAAATGGCGTGAACTCGACACCCTGGCCGCCGTGCGCCTGATCAATCAGGACGACACGGTGGTCATCGATGTCTCCAACAGCAGCGACTTCTCCAAGGGTCACATCATCGGCGCGTTGAACATGCCGCCGACCCGCATCGAGGCCGGCAACAAGGAGCTGCTCAAGTGGCGCGAGCGACCGGTGCTCCTGTACTGCAAGAACAATCAGGTCGCACCGCAGATGGCCAACCGCCTGGTCAAGCTGGAATTCAGCAACGTGAACGTCCTAGCGGGCGGACTGTCGCAGTGGCTGGCTGACCAGCAGCCGGTGAGCCGCGCCAAGGGCTCGGGCTCGAACAAGCGCAAGGAAAAGACGGGCAAGAAGCGCAAGGCCGAAGCGGCCGAAGGCTGATCCGTCGCCCCGGCCCTTCGCTCCCCGAGTGAGCGAGGGTCGAACACTGACTGATTCAAAACCAATCGAAGGAAAGTACGCATCATGGCAGAAGAAAACCAGGGCGCCGCACAGGGCGAGAACGCACAGAGCCGCGAGGCACAGATGATCGTCCAGCACGTCTTCCTCAAGGACGCCTCCTACGAAGCGAAGTCTCCCCAGGAGCTGGACGGCGCCGAAGGCCAGCCGGACATGAACCTGAGCCTGTCGCAGCGCACCAACCAGCTCGACGACAATCGCTGGGAAGTGATCCTGAGCGTCACCGTGACCGCCAAGCAGGGCGAAAACACCGCCTTCCTGTGCGAGGTCCAGTACGGCGGCATCTTCCAGTTCGCCGGCTTCAGCGAGCAGCAGATGCCC
Coding sequences:
- a CDS encoding rhodanese-like domain-containing protein, encoding MQQVLEFAGNHPILSAAFVLVLVAWLAYEVARLGRKWRELDTLAAVRLINQDDTVVIDVSNSSDFSKGHIIGALNMPPTRIEAGNKELLKWRERPVLLYCKNNQVAPQMANRLVKLEFSNVNVLAGGLSQWLADQQPVSRAKGSGSNKRKEKTGKKRKAEAAEG
- the secB gene encoding protein-export chaperone SecB, yielding MAEENQGAAQGENAQSREAQMIVQHVFLKDASYEAKSPQELDGAEGQPDMNLSLSQRTNQLDDNRWEVILSVTVTAKQGENTAFLCEVQYGGIFQFAGFSEQQMPYVINVLCPNVLFPYNRTQISNMVAAGGYFMPPIQPVNFEAVFRQRLAEGQAGEQAGNA